CCGAGCAGGCGATGAGGCTGGGTATCCAACTGCATTTGGCGGGATTATCGCTGGCGGATACCGTCTCAGTCCTCGCTGGCTTGGGTGTCGAACGGTGTCGCTCTACCGTTCACAACTGGATTCGCAAGGCTGATCTACAGCCCACAGAGGGTTACGATCCGAATTACGTCGTGGGTGATGAGACCGTAATTCGCGTGAATGAACAACAGTACTGGCTGTTTGCTGCGGTTGATCCCGACACGGATCGCCTGCTACACGTGCGCCTGTTCCCGACCAGAACCCAGGCGCTGACCGAGATGGTCCTCACAGTACTCCGCGAGAAACATCTCGTCGACGGCGCGATCTTTTTGGTCGATGGCGCACCCTGGCTTCAGGCGGCCTACTATGCCACTCGCTCCGATTCCAACATCTCTCCCACGGGAATCGGAATGCCGTTGAACGCGTCTTCAAAGAGCTCAGACGCCGAACTGAAGCCTTCGCCAACCACTTCAGACACGCTCGACCGAACACAGCAGAAACGTGGCTCCAAGCATTCGCCGTCTGTTTCAATCAGCTAATCTGAATAGTGCCTGAAGTACAATCCCAAGTGTCCTTTTAAGAAAGCCGCGTAGTCAACAAAAATTAGACCGCAGGTCCTGCGTTATTCTTACATCCTCTACTTGACAAAAAGGCCGTGTTTAGTTTGGAGAGATCTGAAAATACTTCTTCCTAAAGTTCACGACCGGTCATTGTCCTCCTCCCACTCACTTAGCGTCCTTCTACGAACCTTGTCTGATGTGGTCCGGGGCAGCTTATCTATGAACTCAATTTCGCGAGGATATTCGTATGCAGCAAGTGTTTCCTTGACATATGATTTGATGTCTGATTTGAGGCTAGTGCCAGGATCGGCACATTCTTTTAAGACTACAAACGCTTTCGGTATTTCTCCACGTTCTTCGTCAGGAACGCCGATAACCCCTGCATCAGCTACTACATCATATTTGAGGAGGGTATCTTCAATTTCTTCAGGACCGATACGATAGCCGGCACTAATGATCAGGTCGTCCTTTCGTCCGAGGAACTGATATCGACCCTCCGCGTTTCGCCGTCCGATGTCGCCAGTTAGGAACCAACCGTTACTGAACGCGTTATCAGTCTTTTCTGGTTTATTTAGGTACTCTGTGAATAGCGTTGGATCGTCATCAGCAAGGGCAATTTCGCCTTCTGCCTCGCCCTCTAGAACTTCGTGTGTATCTGGATCAAGCAGCGCAATCTCGTGACCGGGAAGTGAAAACCCCATCCAGCCTGGTGTTGGTTCTATTAACGGAACATCGCCAATTATGAAATTGAATGTTTCCGAGAGGCCATACAGTTCATAAATTCGAGCATCGAATATGCTATCGGCCCAGGTCCGCACGGACGCACCAAGCGATTCGCCACCGCTTGGGATCACTCTGACTGAACTTATGTCGTATTGTTCCCGAGGTGATTCAATTTGCATCATCATTCGCAAGGCGCTTGGGACGAAATAGGATATCGTGACATCGTACTGCTCAATGACGGAAAATGCCTCGTTAGCGTCGAACCCTTTTCCGTTTTCATAAGCAACAATCGACTGCCCAAAAAACAGCGCGGCGAACATCGCAGAGATAGATGCCCCCCAAGCCCATTCCGAGGGCGTCCAGATAACGTCATCCGAGTTGATCGTGCAGTCGTAATATGACGTAATAACGGAAGGAAGATGGCCGATGACACAACGATGTGGTTGGACGATTCCTTTCGGGGGACCTGTCGTCCCACTGCTATACAATATCGTCATCGTATCCATAACATCAGTTTTGACCAGTTCGTATTCGTCCGAGTACCCATCGATGGCACTCCAGAAATTCGATTCAGTACTGTTTAGATCGGCATCCCCAACGACCAGTGTCTGTTCAATGGTATGATTTTCTCGAACAATGTCTCGATGATTGTCGATATTGGACTCGTCGACGATACATACTGACGCGGAACTATCGGACAATCTGTAGTCTAGCGCTTCTGGACCATAGAGTACACTTAGTGGTACTGAAATAGCTCCTATTTTCCAGATCGCAAGGTGAGAAATAAGCGTCTCTATTTTCTGGGGTGTGTTTATTGCTATTCGATCGCCAGGCTTTACGCCCTGGTCTTCAAGGTAATTAGCGAGCTGGTTCGTGATCTGTTTGAGCTCTAGATACGTTAGTTCTCCTTCTCTTCCCGATGTATGATCTTCATACAAGACTGCGATCCGCTCATCATCGTCTCCCCACCGATCACATAGGTAATGGGCGGCGTTGAAGACTTCTGGGATTTCCCAATCAAAGGATTCCTGCAGGTGGGAATAGGAGTCCCAGTCTGTTTGATGTAACTCATTGTAAGGCTCCAGCCACTCGTAGGTTGACTGCATAACAAGTAGTTATGATTCATTTTAAATAATAGTTACGCTCCCAAGGGGGGGACATTGTTCAGATTAGCTGATTGAAGCAGACGGCGAATGCTTGGAACCACGTTTCCGCTGTGTCCGGATCAGCGTGCCTGATGTGATTTGCAAACGCCTCAGTTCGGCGTTTGAGTTCTTTGAAGACGCGCTCGACGGCATTCCGATTCCCGTGGGAGACGTGTTGGAATCGGAACCCGTGGCGGTGGCAGGCTTCTTGGAGTCACTGAGCGCCATCGACGAGAATCACAGCGTCTTCGACATCGTGTTTCTCGCGTAACTCACCGAGGAAAATCTCGGAAAGGCCAAGATTTTGTGCTGTTCCAAGCTTGACGTGGAGAAATTCGTTCCTGTCGGGATCGACCGCAGCGTACAGCCAGGACCGTTGGTCATCGATCTGGATCACGGTTTCGTCAACCGCAACGAGATCCGGGCTTTTGCCTTCAATGGGCTGTAGGCCGGCCTTCCGCACCCAATTGTGACCGGTGGAGCGACATCGATCGACACCGAACCGTGCGAGTTCTGCGACGGTATTCGACAGCGACAGTCCCGCTAAATGGAGTCGAATACCCAGCTTCATCGCCCACTTCGGTGTCCCCCTCCCGCTCCACAAACTCTAATTCGAAGCACCTGCTACTTTGTTTGAGGCGGTCGATTTCTGGCATAGATCACTAGCAAATCGCACCGCCTCACCCTTCATCCTTATCTGAACAGTGCCCTGGCGGCACAGCGCTTTTGGGCGAGCGACGCCACTTGTTAACGAAGCGGAAAGTGTGTTAGGCACATTTACTCTTTCCGCTTCGCTTTCACATTCAGCGCGACGCTAGCCTGCCCCCGTCTCCGGATTCAATAGAGCAGATTACTGTAAATTTACTGTACGCTACGGTTGACACCCTTTCTGTTCCACTCCATAGAATACGACTAGAGGTCATATATTGAGATCCAGATGTCAATTAATATCTCTCTATAAACATAATTAAAAAATAGAAAATTTTAAATTCTTCCTCTCGGGCTTAGTTACTACGGCAAACTATGACAGCCAATTTCATTGAGGTAGACGAGTCCGATATCGATCCGGAAGAAGTCCTTCGGGAAGGTGAAGAACCGCTATGGGGTGGCAAAGAGGTTACGTGGGGGCAAGAACTTACCCGCGAGTACACGAACTGGATTGAAGAGCAACGGTCCTGGCGTGAAACAGTTGCGCTAGGTGATATGACATATATGCTCAATCTCCACGTAAAAGGTTCTGACGCAATTAAATTGTTTGATGATACTTCCATTAACAATTTCGATGGGTTCGATGTCGGAGAGTGCAAACACGCTGTCCAGTGCAATCATAATGGGAAGATCATTTCTGAGGGAGTTGTCGAATATATTGATGAAGAGCATCTTGCCATCCAAGGATTTCCAGCTCCGTATCTCATTCACTGTGCTGATGTAGGCGACTACGATGTCTCCACTGAGGTGGTCAAAGATCACGTCTACGAGGTTATCGGCCCTAACGCCCCTGACGTGATGGCATCTATTGCTACCGAAGATGTTCTAGATATCCCATTTATGAATCTGTCACATATTGAGATTGCTGATCACGATGTCATCGCAATCCGGCATAGCCTCGCAGGTGTCCCCGGATTTGAGCTATTAATTCCCGGTGACGCTGCAGATGAAGTTCGAGCTTCCATCGTTGATGCAGGCAAAGAATACGGTCTCCGAGAAGTCGGAACTCGGACTTGGTATACCACCCGTATCGAATCTGGCCTTCCACAAGGAAATCTCGATTACATCCCAGCGTTGTATACTGATTCAGTTCCTTCGGCATTCTCTACCGACGGCAGTTTCCAGAGCGATGATATTACGGACTGGTATCGCAGTCCCGTTGAGTTCGGATGGGGACACTACGCCGATCTTGACGGAGACTATCCCGGCCGAGATGCTCTCGAAAGAGAAATTGAAAATCCTGTCCGTAAGTTAGTGACTCTAGAGTGGGATCGGGAGGATGTCGCTGATATCTACGGGTCATTCTTCCGACAGGGCGATACCTACAAATTCCAAGAATTCCCGACCAAACAGCGTGTTGGCGTCCGCGCAGATGAAGTTCGCAAGGACGGCAAATTAATTGGCGTCTCAACGACTCCAGGATATATGTATCCTTTCCAGCAGATGCTATCACTGACGACTATCGATGTTGAATATAGCGATCCAGGTACTGAAGTCACAGTTCTCTGGGGGGAAGGAGATAATCCAAGCAACCCGATGATCGAGCGCCACACCCAAAAAGAGGTCTCAGCTACCGTTGCACCTGCTCCCTATGAAGATAAAGATCGACGTGCCGAGTTCACAGACGGTAGTGTTTAGTCAGGAGTATTGAGCCAGGCAGCAAATGCTTGGAGCCAATTTTCGGCGGTTTGCGATTCAACGTGGCTGAAACAGTTTGAGAACGAAGAGATTCTTCGTTTGAATTCGCGGAAAAATGCGTTGGATGGCGTTCCGATTTCCAGTCTGTTCAGTTTGAAATCGAAGTCCAGCTCTAGTCAGCGCAGTTTGCAGGTGTTGAGCGCCATCGACTAGAAACACGGCAGATTCGACATCGTATTTCTGGCGAAGTTCGCGCAGGAATATCTCGGTTACTGCGGTCGTTGTTGTCGAAAACAAACGTGGATGGAGGACATCGTTCGTGTCAGGATCAGCCGCAGCGTACTGCCAGAATCGCTCGTCATTAATTCGAATCACGGTTTCATCGGGGGTGTCAACCTTAGCGCTCTGATTAACAGTAAAATTACTGTAACTCTACATCCTGCCTCTCGTCGTATCGCGATTTAGGCACATCTCGAAGCTTACCGTAACTTTACTGCACATTAACCTTGACACTCTTTAGCTGATCTTCGCGAAAATTTAAAAATAGCTCTATATTCCGATCTAATTTGGATTTCCGAATTTGATCCGAACTATTTTTGTAGTTGTGACTTGATTACGGGACAATGGCAACTCCCGAACAACTGACTGACGGCGCTCATTTCGATGTCGAGAACATTGGCGGCATCGATCACACCGAAGTGGATATTCCGCCCGGCGTGACCGTCCTCACGGGAAAAAACGCGACAAACCGAACCTCCTTCCTCCATTCCATTATGGCCGCGATGGGAAGCGAGCGTGTCTCCCTGAAAGGCGACGCCGAGGACGGCCGCGTCAAGTTGACCCTCGATGGCGCCACCTACGAGCGCACGCTCACCCGCGCCGGTGACGGCGTCTCCTTCGAGGGCGACGCCTACCTCGAGGACCCCGAGGTGGCCGACCTCTTCGCGTTCCTGCTGGAAACCAACGACGCTAGACAGGCCGCCGCCCGCGGCGAACAACTCCGCGACGTCATTATGCGCCCCGTCGACGTCGACGCCATTCGCTCCGAAATCCGCCGTCTCGAGGAAGAGAAAGACGGTATCAACGACGAACTCGCCCGCATCGAATCGAAGAAACGGGAACTCCCGGAACTCGAACAGCGCCGGACGCAACTCCGGGAGAAGATCGAGAACAAGCGCGAGGAACTCGCCGACCTCGAAGACGACATTGACGACAGCAGCCGCGATGTCGAAGAAGGCCGCAAGGAACAGGCCGAACTTGAAGAGAAACTCCAGGAACTCCGCTCGACCCGCTCGGAGCTGGAATCCGTCCGCCGGAAGATCGAGCGCCAAGAAGAGAGTATCTCCTCCCTGAAACGCGAGCAGAACGAACTCGAAGACGACCTTGAGGAGTTGCCCGAGACGCCGATGGGCGACCACCGCGACCTCGAATCGGAGATCGAGCGTCTCCGCGGCGAACGACAGGACCTGAACTCCGAAATCAACGAACTTCGCAGCCTCATCCAGTACAACGAGGAACGGCTGGAAGCCGAGGACTACGACCTTCTAGAGGACGGCGGTGCGGCCGCCGAGAGCGGTGAAAGCTCGGTGACCGACCAACTCGTCGCCTCCGACTCCGAAACGGTGGTGTGTTGGACCTGTGGTTCGTCGGTCGAGCGCGAACAGATCGAGTCGACGATCGAGCGACTGAAATCCCTCCGCACGGAGAAAGTCGAGGACCTGAACGACGTCAAGAGCCGCCTCGAAGACCGGAAGGAACAACAGCGCGAAGCGACGAAGAAACAGCGCAAGCGCTCGGAAATCAAGCAGAAATTCGAGGACATCGAATCGGAACTGGACCGCCGCGACGAGCAGATCGACGCGCTGAAAGCGAATCGGGAATCGCTGACCGACGAGGTCGAAGACCTCGAATCCGAGGTTGATAGCCTCGAATCAGCGGACTTCGAGGAGATCCTCTCGCTGCACAAGGAGGCGAACCAACTGGAGTTCGAGATCGACAGTCTCGAATCCGATCTCGACGAGGTGACAGAGGAGATCGAGTCGATCGAAGACGACGTCGAACGCGCCGAAGACCTCCGGGAGAAGCGCGCGGAACTGGTGGACGAACTCACCGACCAGCGGACGAAGATCGATCAGATCGAAGCGGAAGCCGTCGACTCCTTCAACGAGCATATGGAGTCGATTCTGGACCTCCTGGGCTATGAGAACATCGAACGGATCTGGATCGAGCGGATCGAAGACGCTGGCGCGAGCGAGGGGCAGACGCGCTTCGAGCTCCATATCGTGCGGACGACCGAAAACGGTGCGGCCTACGAGGACACGATCGCCCACCTTTCGGAAAGCGAACGTGAGGTAACGGGACTGATCTTCGCGCTGGCGGGCTATCTCGTCCACGACCTCCACGAGACGGTGCCGTTTATGCTGTTGGACTCGCTAGAAGCGATCGATTCCGATCGGATCGCCAGACTCGTCGAGTACTTCGCCGATTACGCGGACTACCTCGTTGTGGCACTGCTGCCCGAGGACGCCCAAGCGCTCGACGACGACTTCACTCGCGTGACGTCGATTTAATCACAACCGGGTGTTGTGTTCAAAAGGAATTTGTTTGGGACTGAGGCCCGTCTCATTCATTTATTATACTGTACCGTACTCTGGTTTAGACGATGTAGAGAACGACTCTCTCCGGTGAATTAACTGACCTCTGAGTCAGTCCCCCAAGTAGTGTGCTCTCTCGTCTCTCGTGTTTTACAGATCCCTCGTAACACAGACTAAACGCACTGTATCTGGCAAACCTTCACCAGCGGTCGGGCGGGGAGCGGCAGGCTATCGCCATCGCGCGAGCGCTCGTGTCCGACCCGGACATCGTCGTGATGGACGAACCGACGTCGGCGTTGTCGACCGATTCGGCCGAGCGAGTTCAAGATCTCATCAAGTCACTGCAGGACGAGGGACTGTCTGTCATCGTCATAAGCCACAATATGGACGAGATATTCAGTCTCACCGATCGGATCACTGTACTCGACAACGGGTCGCTCGTCGGATCCGTCGACACGGATGACGTCAACCGCAACGACATCGTTCATATGATGGTCAACGGTGAACTCCCCGAAGGCATCGAAGAGGCTGACGCCATCTGAGCGGAAGGTTCTCCCTCTCACTCGCCGGCGACCTGTTCGTACGACTCGACGCACCCACGACCACGATACGTCGTGACAGCCAGTTCTGTTTCGATAGTCTCGCCCGCCTCAAGGTGGTTCAGCGTTTCCGTTCCGTCCTCGCCCTGCGCTTCCACCGGGTTCGTCGCCGGCCATCCGGTCGACAGTTCCAAGCCGACAACCCGTTCGCGACCGAAGAACGGCGACGACTCGAAGCCACCGAGAGCTCGCCAGGACCACACTGACTCGAACAGCGTCTCGTCGAAGGAGACAGCGACCCCGAGGTCGAGGTCGGGATTGGTGACTGCGTACCATCCGCTCTCGAGGTCGTGTAGATAGGCGAGATCGTGTATTCCGGCATCGACGTTCTCGATACGGCTCATATCGTGGCCATCCTCGTTCGTCGGCCACTCGAAGCTCTCCCCCTCGGCGAGCGGTGACTCCCCTTGTGGCGCCTCGTCAACGGTCACCGTCACGCCGTCGAGGTCGATTCGAGTCCCATCGGCGAGGAGTGGACGTCCGTACGCTACGTGCTGGAGCCACGCGTACGGTAACTCGACTGTCCCGAGATTCTCGACGGACTCCGTCACGGACAGGGTCGAACTGCCACGGTCGAGGCGGAGTGTACGATCGACGGCGAACGGATACCGGACGAGTTCCGTCGAGAACCGAACGGCGACAGCGTCGTCGGATTCCTCCAAGACGTCGTAGTCCCACGGAAGGAGTGACGACTCCCTATGAATCCCATATTCAGCGCCCGCCGCGGCGGGGTCGTTCCCTCCAAACGGAAGGCAGTCCTGCCAGCCACCGGGATAGTAGTCCATCCAGGCAGTCCCGGTGTCGCGAGACGGTCGGTAACTCCCGTCGACGGGCTGCCAGTTGTGCGGTGCCTCGAACAGGACGTTCACGTCAGATTTCTTGTCTCGTATCTCGAGTACGTCTGCCCCTTTCTCGGGCGAGACGACGACGCGGAGCGACTCGTTTTCTATGACGACGGTGTCGAGGCCACCGTACTCCTCGGTGTTCGATGCGTTCGGAAACGACATAGCTTCATCCAGATCAGGTTGATGCTTAATATTCATGTTGCTTCCTATTAGGTCATTGACCAGATTGGCGGATTGAAGTAGACAGCGAATGCTTGTAGCCACGTCTCTCTGGTTTCGGGACGGGCGTGTCTGAAGTGATTGGCGAAGGCTTCAGGTCCGCGTTTCAGTCCCTTGAATACACGCTCGACAGCATTCAGATTCCCGTGGGTGAGGTGTTGGAATCGGAGCGAATGGCGATGGCAGCCGCCTGCAGCCAGGGTGCCCCATCGACCAGAAAGACGCGTCGTTAACGAGATGTTCCTCGCGGAGTTCTGTGAGGAATATCTCGGTCAGCGCTTGGGTGCTGGTCGGGAACAATCGCACGTGCAGCAGGCAAGTCGTATCGGGGGTCAACCGTCGCAAACAGCCAGTAACGGTGGTCATTCACGCGAATTACCGTCTCGTCAACCGCGGCGTAATGCAGGTTCTGTCCCTCTGTGGGCTGTAGGTTGGCCTTCTGCACCCAGTTGTGAACAGTGGAGCGACATCGGCCGACACCCAGGCTTGCGAGGACAGAGACGGTATCCGATAGCGACAATCCCGCCAAATGCAGTTGGATACCCAACTTCATCGCCGACTCGGGTGTCGCCTCTCGCTCCACAAAACCTAATTCTGGAAAGTCGCTACCACCGCTGAGGCGGTCCGGTTTTAGCATAGGCACCAACAATCTACGACCGCCTCACTTTTCCACCTTATTTGAACAGTACCTCAGACTACCTTTGACCGCTGTAGATAGCAACGCGGTTGGACAGAATTCGACAACTGAATCGGGCCTCGGCAAACACAGAGGCTATCCGGCTCTGCCGGATAGCAGGCGAACAGATCCACGCAGCAATCCGGAAATGTGTCTGACTAGCTCTGTTGAAATCCTTCAGCGTTGATATTGAGGAGAGGAACTCTTCCAACCAGATAACACGGTTCCGGTGAAAACTGGCTTCTCAACAAACCGCAAGACAGCAAGCGGATTTCAACAAAGCTGTTTGACTCTAATCGGAATAGATTAATCGAGGATCGTTCCCAAAATGCCGGCCTATGGACTGAAGATAACGTGCGTACACTAGTTATTATCCAAGGACGCCAGTGAATTCTATATCATCTTCATCCGCTATCACCGGATGATTTCTTTTTCATAACCTGAGACGAGAGTCCGGTCCCGATACTCAGCGAAGACATCCACAGAGTTGATCGACCGTATCCAATACCGGCGATCTGTTCCACTTCGAAACAGAGTATGAGAAATACTGACTATCACTCTATCATTGAAAATATAAAATTCTGTGGTATATTACGATTATTCCAAACGGTATTAAGGATTGTATATGCGGTATTTCGAGTATAGAAAAGATATTTTGGGAATATATCCACTATCCGGTAATGCCGTAAATTCTAAACCCGAGTGCTTACTGGGAGAGAGTATGAACGACCAGAAAGCACCGGCCGAAGCGGCGAAGACCAGCTTGGAAATCGTGGATACGCTTATACGACTCAACGGTGCGGGGGTGTCCAAACTTGCCGAGTGTCTGGATAAGCCAACGAGCACGATTCACGACCACCTCCAAACGCTGACCTGCGAAGAGTACCTCATCAACGAGAACGGGACTTACCGTGTCGGCTCCCGATTCCTTGAGTTTGGAGAGCAGGTGCGTTCGCGAATGAGGGTATATCAGGTGGCACGCCCCGAGATAGATAATCTCGTGGAGAGGACCAACGAGACGGTCAACTTGATGATCGAAGAGCACGGACAGGGAGTGTACCTCTAAAAGGCCCGCGGGAAGGATGCCGTTCACTCTCGACACGCACGCGGGCAAGCGAGTGCCACTCCATACGACCTCTCTCGGTAAGTCGATAATGGCGAATCGATCCCGCGAAGAGGTAGAGGCGATTATCGACAAACACGGTCTGGAACAGGTGACCGAGAATACCATCACCGACCGCGATGAGTTGTTCGACGAACTCGGAACGATCCGTGAGCGCGGCTACGCGTTAGACGACGAACAGCGGGTTGAAGGAGTGCGGTGTGTCGGAGCACCGATACTTGACGAGTCGGATAGAGCAGTGGCAGCGATAAGTGTGACGATGCCGAAGAATCGGTTGACCGGTGAACAGTTCGAGGAAGAGCTCCCCGAGATTATACTCGAAAGCACGAACGTGATTCAGGTGAACCTCACCTACTCGTAACACGACTACCTCGTCTCGGGCGACTACCGTTCATACGGTGCGTGTTCAAGTACCGTGGCTGATGGGAGCGTCGAAACGAGTAGCAATAGCAGTCATCACCCGAGCGATAGTTTCACCGGTCGTCGACGAGGTGGTTCTCAAGACAGTAACGCACACCCGGCAGATCGAATCGAGAACTGCGCTCTGTAGTCAGCCCGCCGTGTCGACGGCGTCGAGCGAACCAAGATTGTCAGTTCCGCGGTTCCCGCTCGACCATCGTCAGGTGATCGAAAACGCACACCGTCTCGCCGTCGTCGTTTTCGGCCTCATACCGGTAGTCGACGCGGCCGAACTCCTCATCGCGAACTTCTTTGTTAACGACTTCTCTGCTGACGGTCAGCGTGTCGTCAACCATCGTCGGGGCCGGGAACCTGACGTGGTCGTGACCGTATGTAAACGCCTTCGGGTTGAGGTCAGCGATAATTGACTCTGCGACTGCAGCGACAAGATGTCCATGAGCGATCAACCCGCCGAACTTCTCTTCGGCGTAAGGTTTGCTCGTGACCGCCCGGTGAAAGTCCCCCGACACACCACAGAAGTTGATGATGTCGGCTTCGGTGATCGTCCGGGCGTCTGTCTCTGTCCACGTTTCCCCTTCGGATATCTCGTGAAAGTAACGGTTGGTGTCTTTCGCGGGTGCTCGCATAGCAGAGCCTCGTACTCCGGTTGTGACAATAGTTGTGTCGATATCTCAATCGAATGTGTCAGAAACCAAGGCATCCTGATAGAGCCGGATCGATGACAGGTGATCGAGAGTACCGCGAACCGTTCTGGAAAGGCTTTGTTTCAGATAATGGCGTTACTCATCAAGGGTCTGTTCCGTTTAGAAATCAGATTTCCAGCCAACAGGCCGACGGAAGCGGAACGACGTGACAGCTGACGGGTCCGCAATCCGAATGAGAGGTCCTCGCTGCTGGCAGTGCGCCGCGGTCGATCTCAAGACGGTTATCTGCTATCTGTGCGACCCGCCCCTGAGAGAAACCTCTGAAAACTTCAAACGCGCCAGCCTCAGAATCGAAGAACGCGGTTACCGGATTCGCTTTCCGCATCGGTCATCTGACCCACCCAGTGCCTCCGATATGAAACTTTATGTCACGTAACGACTAACGGATCGAGTATGAGTATCGTGAGCGAGTTTCAGCATTCGCTATCAGAAGCCGATGCTGACTCCGTCGTAACCACACCACAGTCTTTCGAGTCGACGCTTTCCCAAGTCGTAGATACCCCTGCTGTGGGAGCATTGCTCCCTTTCGACTCGGTTTCGTTAGCCCGAACGGAAGTCGCGACGGATCCCACGCCATCCCAGCTCGAGGGCGCGGTGACGGGCGTCACCGGCTCCCGGCTCGGTATCGCCACTCTTGGGACAGTTGCCGTCGAGTCACGGACTGCAGGTGACGAGTACGTTTCGCTGTATCCGGAGAAACACGTCGTCGTGATCAAGGCGACGGATCTCAAACCGGATCTCACTGCGGCCTTCGAGTGGCTCGAAGCGGAATTCGAAGCGCAGCACCGTTCGTTCGTCTTCGCTACCGGGCCGAGTGCGACGGCCGATATGGGGGCGCTCGTTCGGGGCGTCCACGGTCCGCGGGACGTCTGCGTTATTATCCTCAGTGACGATGAGTAACGATTCGTCACCGCTCGACGCGGAGCGGATCAAGCGACTCCTGAAGACGGAAAGCGAGGAGATAAACAAGCACACGCGTCACTTCAACGCGGAGCGGTATCGGGCAATCGAGGAAACTGGTTCGGAGACGTACGAGCTGTATCGCACAGAAGCTCGCGAAATCAAGGAAGACGCGATCGAACGACTCCCGGACCTGATCGAGCAGGTGAGTCGAGCCGTCCGAGACAACGGTGGATCGGTGTACGTCGCCGACGACGCCGACGACGCGAACGATTACGTCACTGACGTGGTCGCGGACGAGCACGCGGACACGATCGTGAAATCCAAATCGATGACCACCGAGGAGATCGACCTGAACGACGCACTCGAAGCGTGTGGCGTCGACGTCTGGGAAACCGACCTCGGTGAGTTCGTCGTTCAGGTCGCCGATGAGGCACCGTCCCACATCGTTGGACCGTCGTTACACCGCTCCCGAGAGGATATCACGGAACTGTTCGAACGGGAGTTCGATACCGACGAGGCGCTGGACTCTGCGGAAAACTTGACTGCATTCGCTCGAGAGTATCTCGGTGAGCGCATCGACGAGGCCGACATCGGAATCACGGGAGCGAACTTCGTGATAGCGGAAAGCGGGAGCATCGTACTGGTCACCAACGAGGGAAACGCCCGAAAGTGTGCGTCGATCCCGGACACGCACGTGGCGGTCGCGGGTGTCGAAAAGATCATTCCCGGTATCAGCGAACTTCGCCCGTTCGCGGAGCTCCTTTCCCGCGCTTCGACGGGGCAAGACATCACGCAGTACCTCTCGATACTGACGCCGCCAGTCGACACACCCCCGATCGATTTCGAAGC
The Halobellus limi genome window above contains:
- a CDS encoding MaoC family dehydratase, which encodes MRAPAKDTNRYFHEISEGETWTETDARTITEADIINFCGVSGDFHRAVTSKPYAEEKFGGLIAHGHLVAAVAESIIADLNPKAFTYGHDHVRFPAPTMVDDTLTVSREVVNKEVRDEEFGRVDYRYEAENDDGETVCVFDHLTMVEREPRN
- a CDS encoding LUD domain-containing protein, whose amino-acid sequence is MSIVSEFQHSLSEADADSVVTTPQSFESTLSQVVDTPAVGALLPFDSVSLARTEVATDPTPSQLEGAVTGVTGSRLGIATLGTVAVESRTAGDEYVSLYPEKHVVVIKATDLKPDLTAAFEWLEAEFEAQHRSFVFATGPSATADMGALVRGVHGPRDVCVIILSDDE